One window of Bacteroides sp. AN502(2024) genomic DNA carries:
- a CDS encoding glycoside hydrolase family 43 protein, translated as MNKKRYIILMAFLFVGVLTGYCQQSAYLFVYFTGNRMSEEAVRMAVSLDGYNYKALNGNQPVLDARVISSTGGVRDPHILRCEDGKTFYMVVTDMVSGNGWSSNRAMVLLKSKDLVHWTSNVVNIQKKYPDQEDLKRVWAPQTIYDKEVGRYMVYWSMQYGNGPDIIYYAYANKDFTDIEGVPNPLFLPKNGKSCIDGDIVYKDGLYHLFYKTEGNGNGIKKATTSSLTSGQWAESDDYKQQTEDAVEGAGIFPLIGSDKYILMYDVYMKGKYQFTESTDLEHFKVIDHAVSMDFHPRHGTVIPITQKELRRLFKAYGKPESL; from the coding sequence ATGAATAAAAAGAGATATATCATCCTTATGGCATTCCTATTTGTAGGAGTGCTGACTGGGTATTGCCAGCAATCTGCTTACCTGTTTGTCTACTTCACCGGCAATCGTATGAGTGAAGAGGCAGTCCGGATGGCTGTTAGTCTTGATGGATATAATTATAAAGCCTTGAATGGAAATCAGCCGGTACTTGATGCCCGTGTGATTAGTTCGACAGGAGGAGTGCGTGATCCCCATATTCTGCGTTGTGAAGATGGGAAAACATTTTATATGGTGGTTACAGATATGGTATCCGGAAATGGATGGAGTTCTAACCGTGCCATGGTACTTTTGAAATCAAAAGACCTTGTACACTGGACTTCCAATGTCGTGAATATCCAGAAGAAATACCCAGATCAGGAAGACCTTAAACGTGTGTGGGCGCCACAAACTATTTATGATAAGGAAGTTGGAAGGTATATGGTTTACTGGTCTATGCAGTATGGCAATGGTCCGGATATCATTTATTATGCCTATGCCAACAAAGATTTTACGGATATAGAAGGAGTGCCGAATCCACTGTTTCTTCCGAAAAACGGAAAATCATGTATTGACGGCGACATTGTTTATAAAGACGGACTCTATCATTTGTTCTACAAAACGGAAGGGAATGGAAATGGAATAAAAAAAGCGACTACTTCCTCTCTGACCTCTGGGCAGTGGGCAGAATCGGATGATTATAAGCAGCAGACGGAGGATGCGGTAGAAGGTGCGGGCATTTTCCCATTGATTGGTTCGGATAAATATATCTTGATGTACGATGTGTATATGAAAGGCAAATACCAGTTTACGGAAAGTACCGACCTGGAACACTTTAAAGTGATTGATCATGCTGTCAGCATGGATTTCCATCCACGTCACGGTACTGTTATTCCGATTACTCAAAAAGAATTGCGACGTCTTTTCAAGGCATATGGTAAACCGGAAAGTTTATAA
- a CDS encoding two-component regulator propeller domain-containing protein codes for MKNKRYVELIIKNLILLVFSIQFSASLFASEDYLVTNLKFRQFPALNNLQSDEIQKIYQDKDGFIWLASRYGFYQYDGYETVLYKSNLYTPGLLTNNNILCLADDYEHNLWIGTQEGLNILNKKTGAIKKILSPTIPNNVISCLLVMRDHSVWLGTDSGLCKYDAKEDSFVVYNRELTGGVLDNTAIKSLLEDSEGDLWIGTWSSGLYRYVPSTGKFYAYPAINERNSAHVIYEDTNKNIWVGSWSCGLFRLDNPKNLKMVSYVNYRHKAGDDTSLSDDIVYDISEDLNTGTLWIGTRSGLSIMDKDASGRFINYKSSGSSHYIFCDEINTVLRDKTGMMWLGSIGGGVLAADTSQPMFASHCLDFADNDIPVTSVRALFTDSERNIWMGIGTYGLACLEAETDKLKSHSQIPEFAGMTIPTVYSVMQRRNGGEIWFGTYDGGIFIYRKGQKVKNLKVDNCTFLGNSCVSALYEDKHGNCWVGTRGSLGVLLANGKSFLFGPMTFADKKQLDWVYVRDIIADGENSVWIATSNYGLIHILGDIHQPSTLKYVNYSFYNGLLVTNNALCLYKDKSERLWVGTDGGGLYLYDCKNDCFDAKNKEYNIPGDMVGSIEEDKSGNLWLGTNAGLVKLGVQSMGQDAVVRVYTEVDGLQGNFFISRSACSRDGELFFGGYRGYNSFRPEDMEEKPREVSVAITDIKIFNRSITLLPLDIQRRISQFTPSFTQKIELPYPYNNFSIEFATLTYKNPEQNRYAYRLDGFDEDWVYTNADRRFAYYNNLKSGTYTFRLKATNENGIWSGYVRELTVVVLPPFWATWWAYVLYVLFVAGMVFWLFRITRNRILLQNELRVREMEKMKAEELNHAKLQFFTNITHELLTPLTIISATVDELKAQVPRYTELYTVMYTNVHRLIRLLQQILEFRKAETGNLKLRVSFGDIAAFVRKEAEGFQPLIKKSKIHFSVLCNPDSIMGYFDTDKLDKILYNLLSNAAKYTEEGGFIQVTLSYAEDRDHVLLKVKDNGKGISEEKQKTLFQRFYEGDYRKFNTIGTGIGLSLTKDLVELHEGTISVQSETGQGAEFIVCIPIDRSYFREDQIDEETIVSVRKMSIFVDEEDEQTIEEPAIEKKKHSVLVIEDNEELLQLMMRLLKREYNVFTAENGKEGIIVLENEDIDLIVSDVMMPEMDGIEFCKYVKSNLEISHIPVILLTAKNKEEDRAEAYEVGADAFISKPFSLSVFYARIRNLLKHKEGVGRDFKHQLVFELKDLNYTSLDEDFLQRAIDCVNGHLEDAEFDQPQFADEMKTSKSTLYKKLKSLTGLNTSAFIRNVRLKSACRIMEEKGSNIRISELAYAVGFNDPKYFSSCFKKEFGMLPSEYIERFLTDTAK; via the coding sequence ATGAAGAATAAACGATACGTAGAGCTTATAATTAAAAATTTAATTTTACTCGTATTTTCTATACAATTTTCTGCTTCACTTTTTGCATCAGAAGATTATCTTGTTACTAATCTGAAATTCAGGCAATTCCCAGCCTTAAATAACTTGCAATCGGACGAAATACAAAAAATATATCAGGATAAAGATGGATTTATTTGGCTGGCAAGCCGTTATGGCTTTTATCAATATGACGGTTATGAAACGGTCTTGTATAAGTCAAATCTCTATACTCCTGGATTGTTGACTAATAACAATATCCTTTGTTTGGCAGATGATTATGAGCATAATTTGTGGATAGGTACGCAGGAAGGCTTGAACATATTGAATAAGAAAACCGGTGCAATAAAGAAAATACTATCCCCTACTATTCCCAACAATGTAATATCTTGTTTGTTGGTGATGCGTGACCACTCTGTTTGGTTGGGTACGGATTCCGGATTGTGTAAATATGATGCTAAAGAAGATTCGTTTGTGGTTTATAATCGGGAACTGACCGGAGGGGTGTTGGATAATACCGCTATTAAATCGTTGTTGGAAGATTCAGAGGGAGATTTGTGGATAGGTACTTGGTCCTCAGGTTTGTATAGATACGTTCCCTCTACTGGAAAATTTTATGCTTACCCTGCCATTAATGAACGTAATTCCGCACATGTTATTTACGAAGATACGAATAAAAATATTTGGGTAGGTAGTTGGAGTTGCGGGCTTTTTAGACTTGATAACCCGAAAAATCTAAAGATGGTATCTTACGTGAATTATCGGCATAAGGCAGGAGATGATACAAGTTTGTCTGATGATATTGTATATGATATAAGTGAAGATCTGAATACCGGAACATTGTGGATCGGAACACGTAGTGGATTGAGTATTATGGATAAAGATGCTTCCGGTCGCTTCATTAATTACAAATCCAGCGGTTCTTCCCATTACATTTTTTGCGATGAAATCAATACTGTTCTGCGCGATAAGACAGGAATGATGTGGCTTGGTTCTATAGGTGGGGGTGTGCTGGCAGCTGATACCAGTCAACCCATGTTTGCTTCTCATTGCTTGGATTTCGCGGATAATGACATACCTGTTACTTCTGTACGTGCATTGTTTACTGATTCCGAACGCAATATTTGGATGGGAATAGGTACGTATGGATTGGCTTGCCTTGAAGCGGAGACCGATAAACTGAAGTCTCATTCACAAATACCGGAATTCGCAGGAATGACTATCCCTACTGTGTATTCTGTGATGCAACGACGGAATGGAGGAGAGATTTGGTTTGGTACTTATGATGGGGGAATTTTTATTTATCGAAAGGGTCAGAAAGTTAAAAATCTGAAGGTAGACAATTGCACATTTTTGGGCAATTCTTGTGTTTCTGCACTTTATGAAGACAAGCATGGTAACTGTTGGGTAGGAACCCGTGGCAGTCTGGGAGTATTGTTGGCTAACGGGAAGAGTTTTTTGTTCGGTCCCATGACGTTTGCAGACAAGAAACAGCTGGATTGGGTTTATGTGCGTGATATCATCGCTGATGGTGAAAACAGTGTGTGGATAGCTACCTCAAACTACGGATTGATTCATATTTTGGGAGATATTCATCAGCCCTCCACTTTAAAATATGTCAATTATAGTTTTTACAACGGGTTATTAGTGACAAACAATGCATTATGTCTTTATAAAGACAAGAGCGAACGTCTGTGGGTTGGAACAGATGGAGGAGGTCTTTATCTTTATGACTGTAAGAATGATTGCTTTGATGCAAAAAACAAGGAATATAATATTCCCGGTGATATGGTGGGCAGTATTGAAGAAGATAAGAGTGGCAACTTGTGGTTAGGGACCAATGCAGGATTAGTGAAGCTCGGTGTACAATCGATGGGACAGGATGCGGTGGTTCGTGTATATACTGAAGTGGATGGATTACAAGGAAATTTCTTTATTTCCCGTTCTGCCTGCAGTCGTGATGGGGAATTATTTTTTGGAGGTTATAGAGGATATAACAGCTTCAGACCGGAAGATATGGAAGAAAAGCCGAGAGAGGTGTCGGTTGCTATTACTGATATTAAGATATTTAACCGTTCCATAACTTTGTTGCCATTGGACATACAGCGGAGGATATCACAGTTTACTCCGTCTTTTACACAGAAAATAGAATTACCTTATCCATATAATAATTTTAGTATCGAGTTTGCTACACTTACGTATAAAAATCCAGAACAGAATCGATATGCCTATCGATTAGACGGATTTGATGAAGATTGGGTGTATACAAATGCTGACCGACGTTTCGCATATTATAATAATTTGAAAAGCGGTACTTATACATTCCGTTTGAAGGCAACCAATGAAAATGGAATTTGGAGCGGCTATGTCCGCGAACTGACTGTGGTGGTGCTTCCTCCATTTTGGGCTACTTGGTGGGCGTATGTCTTATATGTATTGTTTGTAGCCGGAATGGTTTTCTGGCTGTTCCGGATTACGCGGAATCGCATTTTGTTGCAAAATGAACTTCGGGTGCGCGAAATGGAAAAAATGAAAGCGGAAGAATTGAATCATGCCAAATTGCAATTCTTTACCAATATAACTCATGAATTGTTAACACCGCTTACTATAATTTCTGCTACGGTGGACGAACTGAAAGCGCAGGTTCCTCGGTATACTGAACTGTATACAGTGATGTACACTAATGTCCATCGGTTGATACGCTTGTTGCAACAGATTTTGGAATTTCGTAAAGCGGAAACTGGGAATTTAAAACTTCGGGTTTCTTTTGGAGATATAGCTGCATTTGTGAGGAAGGAAGCGGAAGGTTTTCAGCCTTTGATAAAGAAATCGAAGATACATTTTTCGGTATTATGCAATCCGGATTCAATCATGGGCTATTTTGATACGGATAAGTTGGATAAGATTCTGTATAATTTGTTGTCTAATGCGGCTAAATATACGGAAGAAGGTGGTTTCATACAGGTTACTTTGTCGTATGCGGAAGACAGGGACCATGTATTACTGAAAGTGAAAGATAACGGAAAAGGCATATCGGAGGAGAAACAAAAAACTCTTTTCCAGCGTTTTTATGAAGGAGATTATCGTAAGTTCAACACAATTGGAACAGGAATCGGACTGTCGTTGACAAAAGATCTGGTTGAATTGCACGAAGGAACAATTTCGGTACAGAGTGAAACCGGACAAGGAGCGGAGTTTATCGTTTGTATTCCTATTGATCGTTCTTATTTCAGGGAGGATCAGATTGATGAAGAAACTATTGTATCGGTACGGAAGATGTCAATTTTCGTTGATGAGGAAGATGAGCAGACAATTGAGGAGCCGGCAATAGAGAAAAAGAAACATTCGGTGCTGGTGATAGAAGATAATGAAGAGTTACTGCAACTTATGATGAGACTGTTGAAGCGTGAATATAATGTATTTACTGCAGAAAACGGGAAGGAAGGAATTATAGTACTGGAAAATGAGGATATAGATTTGATTGTGTCTGATGTGATGATGCCTGAAATGGACGGAATAGAATTTTGTAAATATGTGAAGAGTAATCTGGAGATTAGTCATATTCCTGTGATATTGTTGACTGCTAAGAATAAGGAAGAAGATCGGGCGGAGGCTTATGAAGTGGGAGCGGATGCTTTTATCAGTAAACCATTTAGTTTGTCTGTATTTTATGCACGTATCCGTAATTTGTTGAAACATAAGGAAGGAGTGGGGCGTGATTTCAAACATCAGTTGGTTTTTGAATTGAAAGATTTAAATTATACAAGTTTGGATGAGGATTTCCTGCAACGAGCTATTGATTGTGTGAATGGACATCTGGAAGATGCCGAATTCGATCAGCCGCAGTTTGCCGATGAAATGAAAACAAGTAAGTCTACCTTGTATAAGAAGCTCAAATCTTTGACCGGATTGAACACTTCTGCTTTTATTCGCAATGTCCGTTTGAAATCCGCTTGTCGGATCATGGAGGAAAAAGGTAGTAATATCCGTATTTCCGAATTGGCTTATGCGGTCGGGTTTAACGATCCGAAATATTTCAGTTCTTGTTTTAAGAAGGAGTTCGGGATGTTGCCTTCTGAGTATATTGAACGCTTTTTGACAGATACTGCCAAATAA
- a CDS encoding alpha-L-arabinofuranosidase C-terminal domain-containing protein produces MRKLSLFLIVLFFSFQQITLAAIKEMTSIPDSVYLFSFATSGDDGRSGLRFAWSTDKENWFEIGRNYGYLRCDYSRWGSQKKMLDPYLKQSPDGEWICTWKLNDRDGYGQATSKDLIHWTSQKYPRTTQDFDGVRVKAIVTGEEQKGNINRVAWALVDGLDKNYGWNQYRNSLHGERPVQDGERFAGLKPVNATVTVQPEGSKAISDVLLGAFFEDINYSADGGLYAELIQNRAFEYDPSDREGDKNWNCTHSWTLKGEKTTFTIDTSDPIHFNNPHYAVLNVEQPGAALENTGFDGIALNTGEKYDFSIFARVSQGKSNKLQVRLVDGKGNVCGETSLTVSSRQWKTYKAVIIAKATADTHLEIIPQSVGELNLDMISLFPQNTFKGRKNGVRKDLAQVLADIHPRFIRFPGGCVAHGDGLKNIYQWKNTIGPLEARKAQRNLWGYHQSMGLGYFEYFQFCEDIGAEPLPVLAAGVPCQNSACHGDLRGGQQGGIPMSEMGAYIQDILDLIEWANGDAKKTKWGKVRAEAGHPKPFNLKYIGIGNEDLITDIFEERFTMIFNAIKEKYPEMIVVGTVGPFNEGTDYVEGWKLADKLGVPMVDEHYYQTPGWFLNNQDFYDKYDRSKKTKVYLGEYATHIPGRKANIETALTEALYLAALERNGDVVHMASYAPLFAKEGHTQWNPDLIYFNNREVKPTTGYYVQKLYGQNAGNEYLPSQITLDNRDDQVRKRIASSIVRDSASGDVIVKLVNLLPVEVNTNVNLSGIGAIQSFAKRTVLTGKPADTPLPVEDTMEVAEKFDYQLPAYSFTVIRIKKANEK; encoded by the coding sequence ATGAGAAAATTATCCCTCTTTTTAATTGTCTTGTTTTTCTCGTTTCAACAAATTACTTTAGCTGCAATCAAAGAAATGACGAGTATACCTGATTCGGTTTATCTGTTTTCTTTTGCAACTTCCGGAGATGACGGACGCAGCGGACTCCGTTTTGCCTGGAGTACGGATAAAGAAAACTGGTTTGAAATTGGCAGGAACTACGGATATCTCCGGTGCGATTATAGCCGTTGGGGATCACAGAAGAAAATGCTCGATCCTTATTTGAAACAATCGCCTGATGGCGAATGGATTTGCACCTGGAAACTGAATGACCGTGATGGATACGGCCAGGCTACTTCCAAGGATTTAATCCATTGGACCAGTCAGAAATATCCCCGTACTACACAGGATTTTGACGGAGTAAGAGTGAAAGCTATTGTTACCGGAGAAGAGCAGAAAGGGAATATCAACCGGGTAGCTTGGGCCTTAGTGGATGGATTGGATAAAAATTATGGCTGGAATCAATATCGGAACTCATTACACGGGGAGCGTCCGGTACAGGATGGAGAACGTTTTGCCGGTTTGAAACCTGTAAACGCAACGGTCACTGTACAACCGGAAGGCTCAAAAGCTATTAGTGATGTACTGCTGGGCGCTTTTTTTGAAGACATCAATTATTCGGCAGACGGAGGGCTCTATGCGGAGCTTATCCAAAACCGTGCCTTCGAGTACGACCCTTCGGACAGGGAAGGAGATAAGAACTGGAACTGTACTCATTCCTGGACACTGAAAGGAGAGAAAACCACTTTCACTATTGATACTAGCGATCCTATTCATTTCAATAACCCACATTATGCCGTGTTGAATGTAGAACAACCGGGAGCTGCATTAGAAAATACAGGTTTTGATGGCATCGCGCTGAACACCGGAGAGAAATATGATTTTTCCATCTTCGCCCGGGTTTCGCAAGGTAAATCGAATAAATTGCAGGTTCGTTTGGTAGATGGAAAAGGAAATGTGTGTGGAGAAACTTCTCTAACAGTATCTTCCCGCCAATGGAAAACATATAAAGCAGTGATAATTGCTAAAGCTACTGCAGACACTCATCTCGAAATCATTCCTCAATCTGTTGGTGAATTGAATCTGGATATGATTTCTCTATTCCCACAAAATACATTTAAAGGACGTAAGAATGGGGTTCGCAAAGATTTGGCTCAAGTGTTGGCTGACATTCATCCCCGTTTTATCCGTTTTCCTGGTGGCTGTGTGGCTCACGGTGATGGCTTGAAGAACATTTATCAATGGAAAAATACAATAGGCCCGTTGGAAGCAAGAAAAGCACAGCGTAACCTTTGGGGGTATCATCAAAGTATGGGACTGGGTTATTTTGAATATTTCCAGTTTTGCGAAGATATTGGTGCGGAACCGCTTCCAGTGCTGGCGGCCGGTGTTCCTTGTCAGAACTCTGCCTGTCATGGTGACTTGAGAGGAGGACAGCAAGGTGGTATCCCGATGAGCGAAATGGGAGCTTATATTCAGGATATTCTTGATCTGATAGAATGGGCAAACGGTGACGCTAAGAAAACTAAGTGGGGAAAGGTACGTGCCGAAGCGGGTCATCCGAAACCATTCAACCTGAAATACATAGGTATCGGAAATGAAGATCTTATCACTGATATTTTCGAAGAACGTTTCACGATGATCTTCAATGCCATCAAAGAAAAATATCCAGAAATGATTGTTGTCGGAACAGTGGGACCGTTCAATGAGGGTACAGACTACGTGGAAGGGTGGAAGTTGGCGGACAAACTGGGTGTTCCGATGGTCGACGAACATTATTACCAAACCCCGGGATGGTTCTTGAATAACCAGGATTTCTACGACAAATACGATCGTTCGAAAAAGACAAAAGTATATCTGGGGGAATATGCAACTCACATACCGGGGCGAAAGGCGAATATCGAAACAGCATTGACAGAAGCTCTTTATCTTGCTGCCTTGGAACGTAATGGCGATGTTGTGCACATGGCTTCCTATGCCCCTCTTTTCGCTAAAGAAGGACATACCCAGTGGAATCCGGATTTGATTTACTTCAATAACCGGGAAGTAAAACCTACCACCGGATATTATGTTCAGAAACTCTACGGGCAGAATGCCGGTAACGAATATTTGCCGTCGCAGATCACTCTTGATAATAGAGATGATCAAGTGCGGAAACGCATAGCTTCTTCTATTGTCCGTGACTCTGCAAGTGGCGATGTGATTGTGAAGCTGGTCAATTTACTTCCTGTAGAGGTGAATACGAATGTCAATCTTTCAGGAATCGGTGCTATACAGTCTTTTGCAAAAAGAACTGTACTGACTGGTAAACCGGCAGATACTCCGCTACCTGTTGAAGACACGATGGAAGTAGCAGAAAAGTTTGACTACCAATTACCTGCCTATTCTTTTACGGTGATCCGCATAAAGAAGGCAAATGAGAAATGA
- a CDS encoding glycoside hydrolase family 97 protein, which yields MKKIISTLLAGCCLTSLMAQEVAVKGPDEKLQLVVSASPAEKPSYSITYNGKTMLEKSPLGMNTNIGDFAKGMKLAGHAVIPIDTVYHQDRIKTSKVHYQANELICNFENPEGQKMDVVFRVSNNDVAFRYILPRQDGKGSVTVTIEETGFRFPQQTTTFLCPQSDAMIGWKRTKPSYEEEYKVDAPMSDRSQYGNGYTFPCLFRIGDEGWVLVSETGVDSRYCGSRLSDVSEGNLYTVAFPMAEENNGNGTSAPAFALPGATPWRTITVGETLKPIVETTVIWDVVRPLYETKHDYRFGRGTWSWILWQDGSINYDDQVRYIDFAAAMGYEYALIDNWWNTNIGRDRMKSLIEYARSKGVELFLWYSSSGYWNDIEQGPVNHMDNAIIRKREMKWLQSLGVKGIKVDFFGGDKQETMRLYEEILSDADDHGLMVIFHGCTIPRGWERMYPNYVGSEAVLASENMVFGQHFCDEEAFNACLHPFIRNTVGCMEFGGCFLNKRLNRNNDGGTTRRTTDIFQLATAVLFQNPVQNFALAPNNLKDVSPVCMDYMKTVPTTWDETRFIDGYPGKYVVLARRHGDTWYVVAINAGKEPLKLKLDLDMFAGKTISLYKDDKKGEPQLAPLKIKEKGKMQLEILPQGGAVLVNK from the coding sequence ATGAAGAAGATAATAAGTACCCTGCTGGCTGGTTGCTGTCTGACTTCTCTGATGGCACAGGAGGTAGCAGTGAAAGGGCCGGATGAAAAACTGCAATTGGTTGTATCAGCTTCTCCAGCCGAAAAACCGAGTTATTCGATTACCTACAATGGAAAGACAATGTTGGAGAAATCTCCTTTGGGTATGAACACGAATATCGGTGACTTCGCAAAAGGGATGAAACTGGCAGGACACGCTGTTATTCCTATTGATACTGTCTATCATCAAGACCGTATTAAAACCTCCAAAGTACACTATCAGGCAAATGAACTGATTTGTAATTTTGAGAATCCGGAAGGGCAGAAGATGGACGTTGTTTTTCGTGTAAGTAACAATGATGTCGCTTTCCGATATATTCTTCCGCGTCAGGATGGAAAAGGAAGTGTTACGGTAACTATCGAAGAAACCGGCTTTCGCTTTCCGCAACAAACAACCACTTTCTTATGTCCGCAAAGCGATGCCATGATAGGTTGGAAACGTACAAAGCCCAGTTATGAGGAAGAGTATAAGGTAGACGCTCCTATGAGTGACCGTTCCCAGTACGGGAATGGCTATACGTTCCCTTGTCTGTTCCGTATCGGTGATGAGGGTTGGGTGTTAGTCAGCGAAACGGGTGTGGACAGCCGTTATTGCGGTTCTCGTCTGAGTGATGTAAGCGAAGGCAATCTGTATACGGTTGCTTTCCCGATGGCAGAAGAAAATAACGGTAACGGAACTTCTGCTCCGGCGTTTGCCCTTCCCGGTGCTACTCCCTGGCGTACTATAACTGTGGGCGAAACCTTGAAACCGATTGTGGAGACAACCGTTATCTGGGATGTCGTACGTCCTCTTTATGAAACGAAGCATGACTATCGTTTCGGACGTGGCACATGGAGCTGGATTCTCTGGCAGGATGGTAGTATCAACTATGACGATCAGGTGCGCTATATTGATTTTGCAGCTGCAATGGGGTATGAGTATGCCTTGATCGATAACTGGTGGAATACGAATATCGGTCGTGACCGCATGAAATCTTTGATAGAATATGCACGAAGTAAAGGAGTGGAACTTTTCTTATGGTATAGCTCTTCCGGCTATTGGAATGATATTGAGCAGGGACCGGTGAATCACATGGACAATGCCATTATCCGCAAACGTGAAATGAAATGGTTGCAGAGCCTTGGAGTGAAAGGAATCAAAGTCGATTTCTTTGGTGGCGATAAGCAAGAAACGATGCGCCTGTATGAAGAAATTTTGAGTGATGCCGATGATCATGGTCTGATGGTCATCTTTCACGGTTGTACCATCCCTCGCGGATGGGAACGTATGTACCCGAACTATGTAGGCAGCGAGGCTGTGCTGGCCTCCGAAAATATGGTTTTCGGCCAGCACTTCTGTGATGAAGAGGCGTTCAATGCCTGTCTGCATCCGTTTATTCGCAATACGGTGGGCTGCATGGAATTCGGCGGTTGTTTTCTGAACAAACGACTGAATCGCAACAATGACGGAGGGACTACCCGCCGTACGACTGATATATTTCAATTAGCTACTGCAGTATTATTCCAGAATCCGGTTCAGAATTTTGCACTTGCTCCCAACAATCTGAAAGATGTTTCTCCTGTTTGTATGGACTATATGAAAACGGTTCCTACCACGTGGGATGAGACGCGTTTCATTGACGGATATCCGGGGAAATATGTGGTCTTGGCACGTCGTCACGGTGACACCTGGTATGTGGTGGCCATAAATGCCGGGAAAGAACCGCTGAAATTGAAACTTGATTTGGATATGTTTGCCGGAAAGACAATCTCCTTGTATAAGGATGATAAGAAAGGAGAACCACAGCTTGCACCTTTGAAAATAAAAGAAAAGGGAAAAATGCAGCTGGAAATTCTTCCGCAGGGAGGTGCTGTATTAGTAAACAAGTAG